Proteins found in one Oncorhynchus gorbuscha isolate QuinsamMale2020 ecotype Even-year linkage group LG15, OgorEven_v1.0, whole genome shotgun sequence genomic segment:
- the LOC123997368 gene encoding antithrombin-III-like, with the protein MRLSEFVWILGLLLALLSTSQAFKDFCHVKPKDVPLEPKCVYRSPDDEALTADAKPEKVPENTNPRVWELSKANSRFALSLFKQLSQGKPSEANIFMSPISISTAFAMTKLGACNNTLKQIMNVFEFDTIKEKTSDQVHFFFAKLNCRLYRKKDKTTELISANRLFGEKSLAFSENYQNISELVYGAKLMPLNFKEKPELSRVTINDWISNKTEKRIQNTLPEGSLNSNTVLVLVNTIYFKGQWKSQFDKDKVFKADFYVSKSKTCPVSMMYQETKFRYGRFTEDKVQLLELPYRGEGITMVLILPLKGTPLSEVEENLDLKKLTGWLDNMRETAVSVHLPRFRIEDSFSLKEQLQAMGLEDLFSPRDASLSGILEDEANNLYISDAFHKAFIEVNEEGSEVVAATAVVAIGRSINLNQEVFMANRPFLLLIRESTINTMVFTGRVADPCDP; encoded by the exons ATGAGGTTGTCCGAGTTTGTGTGGATTCTGGGGCTGCTCCTCGCCTTGCTATCAACCTCCCAGGCGTTCAAAGACTTCTGCCATGTCAAGCCCAAAGACGTGCCCCTGGAGCCCAAGTGTGTCTACCGCAGCCCCGATGATGAAGCCTTGACAGCGGATGCTAAACCAGAGAAAGTCCCTGAGAACACCAATCCCCGGGTGTGGGAGCTGTCCAAGGCGAACAGTCGCTTCGCCTTGTCCCTGTTCAAGCAGCTATCCCAGGGTAAACCCAGCGAGGCCAACATCTTCATGTCCCCTATCAGCATATCCACAGCCTTCGCCATGACCAAACTAGGCGCCTGCAACAACACGCTCAAACAGATTATGAAC GTGTTTGAGTTTGACACGATCAAAGAGAAGACGTCGGACCAAGTGCATTTCTTCTTCGCCAAGCTAAACTGTCGTCTGTACCGCAAGAAAGACAAGACGACAGAGCTGATCTCAGCCAACCGTCTTTTCGGGGAAAAGTCTCTGGCATTCAGTGAGAATTACCAGAATATCAGTGAGCTGGTGTATGGCGCCAAACTCATGCCACTCAATTTCAAG GAGAAGCCAGAGCTGTCCCGGGTGACCATCAACGATTGGATCTCAAACAAGACGGAAAAAAGGATTCAGAACACTTTGCCGGAGGGATCACTGAACTCCAACACTGTGCTGGTCCTGGTCAACACCATCTATTTCAAG GGTCAGTGGAAAAGCCAATTCGACAAAGACAAAGTCTTCAAGGCCGACTTCTACGTGAGTAAGTCCAAGACATGCCCAGTGTCCATGATGTACCAGGAGACCAAGTTTCGCTACGGCAGGTTCACTGAAGATAAGGTGCAGCTGCTGGAGCTGCCGTACCGCGGAGAGGGCATCACCATGGTGCTGATCCTACCACTGAAAGGAACACCCTTGTCTGAG GTGGAGGAGAACCTGGACTTGAAgaagctgactggctggctggataaCATGAGGGAGACCGCGGTGTCAGTGCATCTGCCACGCTTCCGCATCGAAGACAGCTTCAGTCTGAAGGAGCAACTTCAGGCCATGGGGCTCGAGGACCTCTTCAGCCCCAGGGACGCCAGCCTCTCAGGCATCCTGGAAGACGAGGCAAATAATCTGTACATTTCAGATGCATTCCATAAAGCATTCATAGAG GTGAATGAGGAAGGCAGTGAGGTGGTTGCTGCCACAGCTGTGGTGGCCATCGGCCGCTCCATCAACTTAAACCAGGAGGTGTTTATGGCCAACCGGCCCTTCCTCCTGCTCATCCGAGAGTCCACCATCAACACCATGGTGTTCACCGGCCGGGTGGCTGACCCCTGTGACCCctga
- the LOC123997402 gene encoding zinc finger and BTB domain-containing protein 37-like: MERGDTMERGDTMERAGSIQLDIPDFSNSVLSHLNQLRMQGRLCDIVVNVQGQSFRAHKVVLAASSPYFRDHMSLSQMSTVSLSVIRNPSVFEQLLSFCYTGRLCMQLADIISYLTAASFLQMQHIIDRCTQILEGIHLKISLADVEEELGAGVRHRGAGSLEARRGGGGLGTSGGSRSLSPRHSSPRVLGLRGSSAGGALDIREVGSPAGESMSPQMVEHSGLGPEGLARGVVVGSRLGKEPILRINRAGQWYVEAESERGSGGEEGESVRVVDGLRIKTERLEEWMGADTQEEGSGAEEGAAMMIDTSGRSSLVQEGIVTGAKSSQPSSSFSETERFSPTGSVVVMAERQRAKSESPSRADNQRHTSSQGEEQAVFDMGGYEEYLREQVGDRWFRYNPRLTCIYCCKSFNQKGSLDRHMRLHMGITPFVCRICGKKYTRKDQLEYHIRKHTGNKPFHCHVCGKSFPFQAILNQHFRKNHPGCAPQEVAHSASPETTTVSSRGGQNEEESPSQEEPEGGSNGGGASFGEGAQASVSTTGPD, encoded by the exons ATGGAGCGAGGAGACACCATGGAGCGAGGAGACACCATGGAGCGAGCTGGCAGCATCCAACTGGACATCCCTGACTTCAGCAACTCTGTGCTGTCCCACCTGAACCAGCTGCGTATGCAGGGGCGGCTGTGCGACATTGTGGTGAACGTGCAGGGCCAGAGCTTCCGTGCTCACAAGGTGGTGCTGGCTGCCAGTTCCCCTTACTTTCGAGACCACATGTCACTGAGCCAGATGAGCACCGTATCCCTGTCAGTCATCCGCAATCCCTCTGTGTTCGAGCAGCTCCTCTCCTTCTGCTACACCGGGAGGCTGTGCATGCAGCTGGCAGACATCATCAGCTACCTGACAGCTGCCAGCTTCCTGCAGATGCAACACATCATCGACCGCTGCACCCAGATCCTGGAGGGCATCCATCTGAAGATCAGCCTGGCGGATGTGGAGGAGGAACTGGGGGCTGGAGTGAGGCACAGGGGGGCTGGGAGCTTGGAggccagaagaggaggaggggggttagGAACATCAGGGGGCTCGCGCTCCCTTAGCCCGCGCCACAGCAGCCCCAGGGTTCTGGGCCTTCGAGGAAGCAGTGCTGGAGGGGCCTTGGATATCCGGGAGGTGGGAAGCCCAGCGGGGGAGTCCATGAGCCCCCAGATGGTGGAGCACAGCGGGCTGGGCCCAGAGGGGCTGGCTAGGGGGGTGGTAGTGGGCAGCAGGCTGGGGAAGGAGCCCATACTGCGCATCAATCGGGCTGGCCAGTGGTATGTGGAGGccgagtcagagagagggagtggtggtgaAGAGGGGGAGTCAGTGCGGGTGGTGGACGGGTTGAGGATAAAGACTGAGAGGTTGGAGGAGTGGATGGGGGCCGATACCcaggaggaagggagtggggCGGAGGAGGGAGCAGCCATGATGATCGACACGTCCGGGCGCAGCTCATTGGTGCAGGAGGGTATTGTCACGGGGGCCAAAAGCTCTCAGCCCTCCAGCAGCTtcagtgagacagagag GTTTAGTCCTACTGGCAGTGTGGTGGTGATggccgagagacagagagccaaaagtgagtcacccagcaGAGCGGACAACCAGCGCCACACCAGCTCACAG GGGGAGGAGCAGGCCGTGTTCGACATGGGTGGTTACGAGGAGTACCTGCGTGAGCAGGTGGGTGACCGCTGGTTCCGCTACAACCCTCGGCTCACCTGCATCTACTGCTGCAAGTCCTTCAACCAGAAGGGCAGCCTGGACCGCCACATGCGGCTGCACATGGGCATCACACCTTTCGTTTGTCGCATCTGCGGCAAGAAGTACACCCGCAAGGACCAGCTGGAGTACCACATTCGCAAGCACACAGGAAACAAGCCCTTCCATTGCCACGTCTGCGGCAAAAGCTTCCCCTTCCAGGCCATCCTCAACCAGCACTTCCGCAAGAACCACCCGGGCTGCGCCCCTCAAGAGGTGGCCCACAGTGCCTCCCCAGAGACCACCACCGTCTCCTCACGGGGGGGCCAGAACGAGGAGGAGTCGCCCAGCCAGGAGGAGCCAGAGGGGGGTAGCAATGGAGGAGGGGCCTCTTTTGGAGAGGGTGCCCAGGCCTCGGTCTCCACCACTGGGCCTGATTGA